Sequence from the Maribacter algicola genome:
CTGCACCTCCCGTTGTAGCAAGTAGTTTGCAAAAAGAAGTAACCAATGTGGAAAAAGCGGCCAGAATGCTGAAACATGATTTTGGTGGTACAGCATCACTTCGTGTTAACAACCAGAACTTTACGGAAGATCGGTTCTATTGGGTGGATAAGGAGTTGTTGTCCATATTTGATATTTCCATATTAAAAGGAGATAAGGAAAATGCCTTGGATCGGCCAAATACGGTAATTATTTCTGAAACGACCGCAAACATGTATTTTGGAAACGACGACCCTGTTGGCCAGGTACTACTCGTTGATGACAGCCTAAAGCTAGAGGTAACAGGAGTGTATCAGGATTTTCCTGAAAACAGCACCTTGGATGCCGATGTAATGGCCTCTAGTAACGGTTATTGGTTTTATGAGAATAGATCTTGGAGTAATTCCAGTTTTGAAACCTACTGTCTTTTAAAGAACAATGTTTCTTTTGAATCCACTTTAATTCAAATGAACCACATGTTGGACGCCAACGTATCACAAGAGGACCAATGGTATTCCCTTTCCTTGCAGCCCTTGAGCAAAGTACACTTGTATTCTGCTTCTTTTGGCAATACCTATACCTCCCGTGTTGGGGATATCAATGAAGTGAGAAATCTTGGTTATTTGGCTGTACTTATACTGCTGATTGCCTGCATGAACTATATGAACCTTACCACGGCACGATCTCAGAAACGATCAAAAGAGGTAGGCATTAGCAAAACCCTTGGGGCAACCTCTCAGTCTTTGATAGGTAGGTTCTATATGGAAACCGGATTAATTACGGCTATTTCAATGGTGTTGGGTTTCTTTTTGGCAATTATGGTGTTACCTGCCTTTAATGCTTTGACTGATCAGGAAATAAACATTGACCTTTTGCTTACTGGTGAATTTTTAGCAGTGCTGTTGATGATTTGGGCAATAACTACTTTTTTATCGGGAATATACCCAGCACTATATCTTTCCCGATTCTTGCCAAAACAAATCTTATCCCCTTCCTTGAAACAGGATAAAGGAAACTTGGTGGTAAGAAAAGGGTTGGTGGTGCTCCAGTTTGCCGCTTCAGCATCTTTGATTGTGGGCGTATTGATCATTTATCAACAAACTCAATTTATTCAAAACAAGAATTTAGGCTTTGCTCCGGAAAACGTAATGGCTATATCTGTAAGGGGGTTACGAGGAATGGAAAATCGAAGTGCTATGCTCCAAGAATTAAAAAGTTTGACTGATGTTACCTCGGTAGCCATGGCCCAAGGATATCCTAGTATTGATGTAAGTGGACGTTCCTTAAGGAAAAATGAATCGGAAGAACATGGATTGAATATCCAGACCAATGTGACGGATTCTGAAATAATCGATGTCTTAAATCTCAAACTTTTGGCAGGGCAAGGACTTCCAGCGCATAAAAGTGAAGGCGATACATTAGTAGAAGTTGTACTAAATAAAAAAGCGGTTGATTATTTAGGTTTTACCCCTGACGAAGCCATTGGTAAGGAGGTATATATTGGGGTGCCCAATATTATTGTAGGCGTAGTGGACGATTTTAACTATGAATCGTTGCGCCAACCTATTGGTGCCTATGCTTTTCATAACAACACTAGCGAAGGTAAATCCTACATGTTGGTACGGTTTAAAACGGGCAATATTTCAAATACCTTGTCGGGTTTAAAAGCGGCTTTCAACAAAGTAGCTCCCAATTTAGATTTCGACTATACATTTTTGGACCAGAATCTGGAAAAATTTTACGCCCGTGAGAAAAGGGCTGGGCAGCTAAGTATCGTATTCTGTATACTTGCCATTTTTGTCGCGGCCCTAGGCCTGTTCGGTTTGGCAGCCTATACTGCAGAACAGCGTAGAAAGGAAATTGGAATACGGAAGGTTTTAGGAGCTTCGGTTGCCACCGTAGCGCAAATGTTGTCCAAGGATTTTGCCAAATTGGTATTCATTGCATTATTGTTTGGTTTCCCCTTGGCCTATTGGCTTATGGAAACTTGGTTGGAAGGTTTTGCTTATCGCATACACATTCAATGGTGGGTTTTTGTTGTATCCGCAATTATCGCTTTGGGAATAGCCCTGTTGACGGTCAGTTTCCAATCTATCAGGGCTGCCCTTATAAACCCAGTAAAAAGCTTACGAACGGAATAAAAACTTGTGCTGAGCAAAGTCGAAGCATCAAAAACGAGAATCATGATAAAGAATTATTTTAAAATCGCTTGGCGAAGCTTAAAAAAAAGGAAGGGTTTTGCCACAATCAACATTTTGGGCCTGGCACTGGGTTTTGGCTGCAGTATTTTAATTTTTCTGTTTGTTCAACATCATCTGCAATATGATAATTTCCATAAAAATTCAGACCGAATCTATCGGTTCAATACTGAAGAGCATCGGGATATTGTTGATTACGAAGCGTCCGTACCTCCGGGATTTGCCAATGCCTTTAAACAGGATTATGATTATGCCGAAATAGTGGCAAAAAGTGTGGACCGTGAAAATTGGCTGATTTCCATTGAAAATGGTTCGGAAAAAAAGCTAGTAAAAGCAGATATATCCTTTACGGAAGCTGATTTTTTCAAAATATTCAACTATCCCTTAATCGATGGTACTAATCAAGCTCCTATTACAGAACCCAATACCGCTTTGATTACCGAACAATTGGCAAAAAAATTGTTCGGAGATTCCAATCCTATTAATAAAGATTTCGTTCTTGAAAATTTAGAAACCATTAGGATTACTGGAGTATTAAAGGATTTACCAAAAACTACGTTGATTCAGTCACAAATATTCGTGTCCTTCCCAACAATAAAAAGTTATGATGAATTTTTGTCCTCTGAGAGTTGGGGCGGTATTAATTCCAGTTTACACGGTTATGCACTAATGCGTCCTAATCAGGACATTGCGTTAATAGAGGAGCAACTGAAAGGATATGTTGAAAAGTTTCGTCCCAATAGCAAGAATGTACACCATTACAAACTCCAGCAACTGGCGGATATTCATTTTGATGAACGATATAGCGGAGGAATCGACCCCAAAACGCTGTGGATATTTTCTTTAATAGGCTTCTTCATTCTTATAATAGCGAGTATCAATTTCATCAATATTTCCACGGCACAATCTACCAACCGTTCAAAGGAAGTTGGTGT
This genomic interval carries:
- a CDS encoding ABC transporter permease, whose translation is MFNNYIKIAWRNIKANRLFSLINIIGLSIGLAIVILLFLFISHEQSFDTMFSKKDRIHRVLVETDGDFGYETWATAPPVVASSLQKEVTNVEKAARMLKHDFGGTASLRVNNQNFTEDRFYWVDKELLSIFDISILKGDKENALDRPNTVIISETTANMYFGNDDPVGQVLLVDDSLKLEVTGVYQDFPENSTLDADVMASSNGYWFYENRSWSNSSFETYCLLKNNVSFESTLIQMNHMLDANVSQEDQWYSLSLQPLSKVHLYSASFGNTYTSRVGDINEVRNLGYLAVLILLIACMNYMNLTTARSQKRSKEVGISKTLGATSQSLIGRFYMETGLITAISMVLGFFLAIMVLPAFNALTDQEINIDLLLTGEFLAVLLMIWAITTFLSGIYPALYLSRFLPKQILSPSLKQDKGNLVVRKGLVVLQFAASASLIVGVLIIYQQTQFIQNKNLGFAPENVMAISVRGLRGMENRSAMLQELKSLTDVTSVAMAQGYPSIDVSGRSLRKNESEEHGLNIQTNVTDSEIIDVLNLKLLAGQGLPAHKSEGDTLVEVVLNKKAVDYLGFTPDEAIGKEVYIGVPNIIVGVVDDFNYESLRQPIGAYAFHNNTSEGKSYMLVRFKTGNISNTLSGLKAAFNKVAPNLDFDYTFLDQNLEKFYAREKRAGQLSIVFCILAIFVAALGLFGLAAYTAEQRRKEIGIRKVLGASVATVAQMLSKDFAKLVFIALLFGFPLAYWLMETWLEGFAYRIHIQWWVFVVSAIIALGIALLTVSFQSIRAALINPVKSLRTE